One region of Acropora muricata isolate sample 2 chromosome 13, ASM3666990v1, whole genome shotgun sequence genomic DNA includes:
- the LOC136895627 gene encoding uncharacterized protein: protein MSSLSGILVDVSDSMRNNAGSEVNEERVSWARSIFKVVDELIKHDVESSNQTFALALGCPFKPKVFDLLGTARVATEEARGIKDLSSRKTLRELIDEALDILERNEAVRVRTWGKMDVLLKVLDQTTAAAILYYLQRRPSFIKRFVFECLPRECREIVWEARALANEVGFQAMGVVPRFRGDLQGWASESSVREAIVKGTQLMEEIRRGLIVAVNKEAIMSVQSASEILHNSIDEKDEQEVEARHIEDLSRRKELRELIDETLDTLKRNGATRVETWAPMGVLLKVLDNDTAAAILYYLQRRDDFAKRFVSECLPQDCREVPPRKLQGLAKLGFLAMTSVPPPDSSVLRPGVSERLQRWASESSVRKAIEKGKQLLAEIRSERTIMSVQSASDSLHASTGKKEVDKKRVDELLKAVKPYIYGRTPLMQAMRHSMDLFSHSEFANHKKLLFILSDGQPTDGWDPPVQELSALGVTIVSCLITREGLSDPRHLYSLLDESWEVPAKFMFSMSSIVTTQNIPRTLFLKKKWKIDIENNETRLFFHVNHADVIKDVCDMAKKGVLSQDVLSDLLSSVDLDVYINQANDSFGAKDQEKETCYANASAAVMHLAMQRIIGRDGGYPDFFELRKKLIDKYGREGASTKEVLKEICPEYRLQCQTVDAIGAMKAISAKRPVVVTFHLTGAQWDQFEKFYDENPRGILTRSYLDSKHYSKSDAGGHAVVLTSYDADSLRLMNSWGDDWADQGFFRVQNSDVLGLKFVDVFWTLDDLSEKEKKAYEQHGAEVASKLIKSLKGIHVVKYKCPLCTVESKVVDFTGRLLKAKCPACGGTFNANKEGGDLALNLYLMSLIHDEEVVEEVVITPPAGTVSPNFFSYLSKLFWK from the coding sequence ATGTCGTCCCTAAGTGGCATTCTGGTAGACGTGTCCGACTCCATGAGGAACAATGCGGGTAGCGAAGTGAATGAAGAACGAGTGAGTTGGGCGAGGTCTATCTTCAAAGTGGTAGATGAACTGATAAAACATGACGTTGAATCTTCCAATCAGACCTTTGCTTTGGCTCTGGGTTGTCCTTTTAAACCTAAAGTCTTTGATTTGTTAGGCACTGCTCGGGTAGCAACAGAGGAAGCACGCGGCATTAAAGATTTAAGTTCGAGGAAAACACTGAGAGAATTGATCGATGAGGCCTTGGATattcttgaaagaaatgaaGCAGTCAGAGTCCGGACTTGGGGGAAAATGGACGTATTACTCAAAGTTCTTGATCAAACTACTGCTGCCGCAATACTTTATTATTTGCAACGAAGACCTTCTTTTATCAAAAGGTTCGTTTTTGAGTGTCTACCTCGAGAATGTCGTGAAATCGTTTGGGAAGCACGTGCACTCGCCAATGAAGTTGGCTTTCAGGCCATGGGCGTCGTACCTCGTTTTCGCGGTGATTTGCAAGGATGGGCATCAGAAAGCTCAGTCAGAGAAGCAATAGTTAAGGGCACACAACTCATGGAAGAAATCAGACGAGGGTTAATAGTGGCTGTGAACAAAGAGGCAATTATGAGCGTCCAAAGTGCGTCCGAAATACTGCATAACAGTATTGATGAAAAGGATGAACAAGAAGTCGAAGCACGCCACATTGAAGATTTAAGTAGGAGGAAAGAACTGAGAGAATTGATCGATGAGACCTTGGATACCCTCAAAAGAAATGGAGCAACGAGAGTCGAGACTTGGGCGCCAATGGGTGTATTACTCAAAGTTCTTGATAACGATACTGCTGCTGCAATACTTTATTATTTGCAACGAAGAGATGATTTTGCTAAAAGATTCGTCTCTGAGTGTCTACCTCAAGATTGTCGGGAAGTACCACCACGTAAGCTCCAAGGACTAGCTAAACTTGGCTTTTTGGCGATGACCTCCGTACCACCACCTGATTCAAGCGTATTACGACCTGGTGTAAGCGAGCGGTTGCAAAGATGGGCATCAGAAAGCTCAGTTAGAAAAGCAATAGAGAAGGGCAAACAACTCCTGGCGGAAATTAGATCGGAGAGAACAATTATGAGCGTTCAGAGTGCGTCCGACAGTCTACATGCCAGTACTGGTAAAAAAGAAGTTGATAAAAAACGGGTTGATGAATTGCTAAAGGCAGTGAAACCCTACATTTATGGAAGGACACCCCTCATGCAAGCTATGCGCCATTCGATGGATCTGTTTTCCCATTCAGAATTTGCAAATCATAAGAAACTTCTATTCATCCTCTCCGATGGTCAGCCTACTGATGGATGGGATCCTCCAGTCCAAGAATTGTCCGCTCTGGGAGTCACCATTGTGAGTTGTCTCATAACACGCGAGGGGCTGTCCGATCCTCGTCACTTGTATAGCCTTCTAGACGAAAGCTGGGAGGTGCCAGCCAAGTTCATGTTCAGCATGAGCTCCATCGTAACAACTCAGAATATACCACGCACActgtttctgaagaaaaaatggAAGATAGAcatcgaaaacaatgaaaccaGACTCTTCTTTCACGTGAACCATGCAGATGTGATCAAAGATGTTTGTGACATGGCTAAGAAGGGTGTCTTGAGTCAAGATGTGCTGTCAGATCTACTTTCTTCAGTTGATCTAGATGTCTACATCAACCAGGCGAATGACAGCTTTGGAGCGAAAGACCAGGAGAAGGAAACCTGTTACGCAAATGCCTCGGCTGCCGTTATGCACCTCGCCATGCAACGCATTATAGGACGAGATGGTGGCTATCCAGATTTCTTtgaattgagaaaaaaattgattgataaATATGGCAGAGAAGGCGCGTCCACCAAAGAAGTTCTGAAAGAAATTTGTCCAGAATATCGTCTGCAATGTCAAACAGTTGATGCTATCGGTGCTATGAAGGCCATTTCTGCAAAGAGGCCAGTGGTTGTGACATTCCATCTGACAGGAGCTCAGTGGGATCAGTTCGAGAAGTTCTATGATGAAAACCCTCGAGGAATCCTTACACGATCCTACTTGGATTCAAAGCACTACTCAAAAAGTGATGCTGGAGGCCATGCAGTTGTTCTTACAAGTTACGATGCTGACAGCTTGCGCCTGATGAATTCATGGGGAGATGATTGGGCAGACCAAGGGTTCTTCAGAGTTCAGAATTCCGATGTCCTCGGCCTTaaatttgttgatgttttttggactttggatgacttgagcgaaaaagaaaagaaggctTATGAGCAACATGGTGCTGAAGTTGCTAGCAAATTGATAAAATCTTTGAAAGGAATACATGTGGTGAAATACAAGTGTCCCTTATGCACTGTTGAATCAAAGGTGGTGGACTTTACCGGACGTCTGCTGAAAGCAAAGTGTCCTGCTTGTGGAGGAACGTTCAATGCCAATAAAGAAGGTGGCGACTTGGCATTGAACTTGTATCTGATGTCATTAATTCATGATGAAGAAGTAGTAGAAGAAGTAGTTATAACCCCTCCTGCCGGCACAGTATCGCCAAATTTCTTCTCTTACCTTTCGAAGCTCTTTTGGAAATGA